In a single window of the Papaver somniferum cultivar HN1 chromosome 8, ASM357369v1, whole genome shotgun sequence genome:
- the LOC113306226 gene encoding uncharacterized protein LOC113306226, which yields MKKCLLDKEYDEVKEIVKNSGLWPAVKSAVIEYDKVTISVFYEWFYGMTDTMLFPSGEMALTPDGAHQIIFLEVEGKSIKDGYDEDISWENLFKLTKILFGLDEKQSESMFVMKDIYGSKKLSMKELRGIYYGTQEIHARKGSVDLVRINATAPSCFLYVLDNCIFPDSYGSLVDGKYLQILHPFDQMHNYSWGNAVVGFLNAELTKASRALTKQVNGNLCLFQVILLSKSFIFEKCL from the coding sequence ATGAAGAAATGTCTACTTGATAAGGAATATGACGAGGTGAAAgagattgtcaagaactccgggctGTGGCCTGCGGTGAAGAGTGCAGTTATTGAGTATGACAAAGTTACCATATCTGTATTCTATGAGTGGTTTTATGGAatgactgatacaatgttattcccatccGGTGAGATGGCTCTAACTCCCGATGGTGCTCATCAAATTATATtcctcgaggttgagggaaaatCCATCAAAGATGGCTACGATGAGGACATTTCTTGGGAGAATCTCTTCAAATTGACCAAGATCTTGTTCGGTTTGGATGAGAAGCAGTCGGAGTCAATGTTTGTGATGAAGGATATTTATGGAAGCAAGAAGTTAAGTATGAAGGAGTTGAGGGGCATATACTATGGGACCCAGGAAATCCATGCTAGGAAAGGAAGTGTAGACTTGGTGCGAATTAATGCTACTGCGCCATCTTGTTTTCTATACGTCCTGGACAACTGTATCTTCCCCGATAGTTACGGAAGCTTGGTCGATGGAAAGTATCTTCAAATATTGCATCCCTTTGATCAGATGCATAACTATTCTTGGGGTAATGCAGTGGTTGGATTCTTGAATGCAGAGTTGACAAAGGCTTCAAGGGCACTCACTAAGCAAGTTAACGGAAatctatgtctcttccaggtaattctattatctaaatcatttatatttgaaAAATGCTtataa